Proteins co-encoded in one Perca flavescens isolate YP-PL-M2 chromosome 11, PFLA_1.0, whole genome shotgun sequence genomic window:
- the nxpe3 gene encoding NXPE family member 3 isoform X1 translates to MCRNLSKYTLVFLILALSGLYFLLRNIHTVENWNCHTISALYQLQSRIQSSFVPVNLPTFHHNRTFCAHLGQKPSPEDELEERYLLDSIAWPGPPPRSTPTALRQTSDPVHSLFAILPTKGAREWHVGDQLEALVQMHDFQGRPKRYGGDFILARLHSPELGAGVAGKVLDHRNGFYSAMFPLLWVGSAQVEITLVHSSEAVAVLRRLRDERPDRVFFKSLFRLGFLSETTVCNMCLPPDHQPLCNYTDLYTGEPWYCYKPKMLSCDTRINHAKGGYLKHLITNKEALLFQSGVNIKVRIHASGPDRINVLPPRKEIDVESSSIKPEPLKLAPSGYYYEDSWRPLSGVALHQFNESSDITQCLKNKVINMYGDSTVRQWFEYLIALVPGLKEFNLDSPKNVGPFMAVDSTHNILLKYRCHGPPIRFSTVMSTELRYISNELDGLSGGPNTVVVLSIWAHFSTFPVEVYIRRLRHIRRSLVRLLERAPGTIVVIRSGNLQALDQEVSLYNSDWYSLQLDEVLRSMFKGLNVLLVDAWQMSLAHHLPHALHPPPVIVKNMIDTLLSYVCPEKKKSQLI, encoded by the exons ATGTGCCGAAATTTGTCCAAATATACCCTTGTCTTCCTCATTCTAGCCCTGTCTGGTCTCTACTTCCTGCTACGCAACATCCACACTGTGGAG AACTGGAACTGCCACACGATTTCAGCCCTTTACCAGCTCCAGAGCAGGATCCAGTCATCCTTCGTCCCAGTGAATCTCCCTACTTTTCATCACAACCGCACCTTCTGTGCCCATCTGGGCCAGAAACCGTCCCCTGAAGATGAACTGGAGGAGCGTTACCTGTTGGACTCTATCGCCTGGCCCGGCCCTCCGCCTCGCTCTACACCAACTGCCCTGCGCCAGACGAGTGACCCCGTGCACAGCCTGTTCGCCATCCTCCCCACTAAGGGAGCAAGGGAGTGGCATGTGGGCGACCAGCTGGAGGCGCTCGTCCAAATGCATGACTTCCAGGGTCGTCCCAAGCGCTACGGCGGGGATTTCATTTTGGCCAGGCTGCACTCACCGGAGCTTGGAGCAGGTGTAGCAGGTAAAGTACTGGACCACAGGAATGGATTTTATTCCGCTATGTTCCCGCTCCTGTGGGTCGGTTCTGCACAGGTTGAGATTACGTTGGTGCACTCAAGCGAGGCTGTTGCTGTGCTGCGACGGTTGAGGGATGAAAGGCCCGATCGAGTGTTTTTCAAGAGCCTGTTCCGCCTCGGCTTTCTGTCTGAAACTACTGTGTGCAACATGTGTCTGCCCCCGGACCATCAGCCTCTGTGCAACTACACAGACCTTTACACAGGGGAACCCTGGTACTGCTACAAGCCTAAGATGCTCAGCTGTGACACCAGAATCAACCATGCCAAAGGAGGTTATCTGAAACACCTTATCACCAACAAAGAAGCATTGCTTTTTCAGAG TGGTGTAAACATTAAAGTTCGCATACACGCTTCAGGACCCGACAGAATCAACGTGTTGCCTCCCAGGAAAG AAATAGATGTAGAAAGCAGCAGTATAAAACCAGAACCTCTTAAGCTAGCACCGTCTGGATATTACTACGAGGACTCATGGCGGCCATTAAGTGGCGTTGCATTGCACCAGTTCAATGAATCATCTGACATCACTCAGTGTTTGAAGAACAAGGTGATCAACATGTATGGAGACTCTACCGTCAGACAGTGGTTTGAGTACCTCATTGCTTTAGTACCAG GATTAAAGGAGTTTAATCTGGACAGTCCTAAAAACGTTGGGCCTTTCATGGCAGTGGACAGCACCCATAATATTCTTTTGAAGTACCGCTGCCATGGCCCGCCCATCCGCTTCTCCACTGTCATGTCCACTGAGTTGCGGTACATTTCAAACGAGCTGGACGGCCTCTCTGGGGGTCCCAACACCGTCGTGGTCCTCAGCATTTGGGCCCATTTCAGCACCTTTCCTGTGGAGGTGTACATACGGCGGCTCCGTCACATTAGGCGGTCCCTGGTGAGACTTCTTGAACGAGCGCCGGGGACGATCGTTGTGATCCGCTCAGGCAACCTCCAAGCCCTGGACCAAGAGGTGAGCCTGTACAACAGCGACTGGTACTCCCTGCAGCTCGATGAGGTGCTCAGGTCCATGTTCAAGGGACTCAACGTTCTGCTGGTGGACGCCTGGCAAATGAGTTTAGCACACCACCTTCCTCACGCCCTCCATCCACCTCCAGTCATCGTCAAGAACATGATAGACACACTTTTGTCTTACGTTTGcccagagaagaaaaaaagccaaCTGATATAG
- the nxpe3 gene encoding NXPE family member 3 isoform X2 → MSLSGLYFLLRNIHTVENWNCHTISALYQLQSRIQSSFVPVNLPTFHHNRTFCAHLGQKPSPEDELEERYLLDSIAWPGPPPRSTPTALRQTSDPVHSLFAILPTKGAREWHVGDQLEALVQMHDFQGRPKRYGGDFILARLHSPELGAGVAGKVLDHRNGFYSAMFPLLWVGSAQVEITLVHSSEAVAVLRRLRDERPDRVFFKSLFRLGFLSETTVCNMCLPPDHQPLCNYTDLYTGEPWYCYKPKMLSCDTRINHAKGGYLKHLITNKEALLFQSGVNIKVRIHASGPDRINVLPPRKEIDVESSSIKPEPLKLAPSGYYYEDSWRPLSGVALHQFNESSDITQCLKNKVINMYGDSTVRQWFEYLIALVPGLKEFNLDSPKNVGPFMAVDSTHNILLKYRCHGPPIRFSTVMSTELRYISNELDGLSGGPNTVVVLSIWAHFSTFPVEVYIRRLRHIRRSLVRLLERAPGTIVVIRSGNLQALDQEVSLYNSDWYSLQLDEVLRSMFKGLNVLLVDAWQMSLAHHLPHALHPPPVIVKNMIDTLLSYVCPEKKKSQLI, encoded by the exons ATGT CCCTGTCTGGTCTCTACTTCCTGCTACGCAACATCCACACTGTGGAG AACTGGAACTGCCACACGATTTCAGCCCTTTACCAGCTCCAGAGCAGGATCCAGTCATCCTTCGTCCCAGTGAATCTCCCTACTTTTCATCACAACCGCACCTTCTGTGCCCATCTGGGCCAGAAACCGTCCCCTGAAGATGAACTGGAGGAGCGTTACCTGTTGGACTCTATCGCCTGGCCCGGCCCTCCGCCTCGCTCTACACCAACTGCCCTGCGCCAGACGAGTGACCCCGTGCACAGCCTGTTCGCCATCCTCCCCACTAAGGGAGCAAGGGAGTGGCATGTGGGCGACCAGCTGGAGGCGCTCGTCCAAATGCATGACTTCCAGGGTCGTCCCAAGCGCTACGGCGGGGATTTCATTTTGGCCAGGCTGCACTCACCGGAGCTTGGAGCAGGTGTAGCAGGTAAAGTACTGGACCACAGGAATGGATTTTATTCCGCTATGTTCCCGCTCCTGTGGGTCGGTTCTGCACAGGTTGAGATTACGTTGGTGCACTCAAGCGAGGCTGTTGCTGTGCTGCGACGGTTGAGGGATGAAAGGCCCGATCGAGTGTTTTTCAAGAGCCTGTTCCGCCTCGGCTTTCTGTCTGAAACTACTGTGTGCAACATGTGTCTGCCCCCGGACCATCAGCCTCTGTGCAACTACACAGACCTTTACACAGGGGAACCCTGGTACTGCTACAAGCCTAAGATGCTCAGCTGTGACACCAGAATCAACCATGCCAAAGGAGGTTATCTGAAACACCTTATCACCAACAAAGAAGCATTGCTTTTTCAGAG TGGTGTAAACATTAAAGTTCGCATACACGCTTCAGGACCCGACAGAATCAACGTGTTGCCTCCCAGGAAAG AAATAGATGTAGAAAGCAGCAGTATAAAACCAGAACCTCTTAAGCTAGCACCGTCTGGATATTACTACGAGGACTCATGGCGGCCATTAAGTGGCGTTGCATTGCACCAGTTCAATGAATCATCTGACATCACTCAGTGTTTGAAGAACAAGGTGATCAACATGTATGGAGACTCTACCGTCAGACAGTGGTTTGAGTACCTCATTGCTTTAGTACCAG GATTAAAGGAGTTTAATCTGGACAGTCCTAAAAACGTTGGGCCTTTCATGGCAGTGGACAGCACCCATAATATTCTTTTGAAGTACCGCTGCCATGGCCCGCCCATCCGCTTCTCCACTGTCATGTCCACTGAGTTGCGGTACATTTCAAACGAGCTGGACGGCCTCTCTGGGGGTCCCAACACCGTCGTGGTCCTCAGCATTTGGGCCCATTTCAGCACCTTTCCTGTGGAGGTGTACATACGGCGGCTCCGTCACATTAGGCGGTCCCTGGTGAGACTTCTTGAACGAGCGCCGGGGACGATCGTTGTGATCCGCTCAGGCAACCTCCAAGCCCTGGACCAAGAGGTGAGCCTGTACAACAGCGACTGGTACTCCCTGCAGCTCGATGAGGTGCTCAGGTCCATGTTCAAGGGACTCAACGTTCTGCTGGTGGACGCCTGGCAAATGAGTTTAGCACACCACCTTCCTCACGCCCTCCATCCACCTCCAGTCATCGTCAAGAACATGATAGACACACTTTTGTCTTACGTTTGcccagagaagaaaaaaagccaaCTGATATAG
- the cep97 gene encoding centrosomal protein of 97 kDa, with protein sequence MGVSDLQFDTNAGPVVDLSARGMQKLDPSFTCTEDTHTLILDRNHIMKLDHLERSPGLQQLSVASNRLVRMMGVSRLTELTVLNLPNNSIGYIEGLRDLPHLKWLNLSGNNIKVIEQLNNCVSLQHLDLSDNNISTIGDVTKLVALKTLLLHGNSITTLRTVPAHLPAHLSILSLAENEIRDLNEASYLAPLHELEQLSIMSNPCVMATPSLPGFDYRPYVMSWCLSLKVLDGYVVSQKEGLKAEWLYSQGKGRTYRPGQHVQLVQYLATVCPLTSSPALETAEDAKLEKILSKQRFHQRQLLEETRGGCPSPPRPTQLDVERHSPSHPVPQGEAREVKQPAAAPSVLEAEPVVQFNTWVSCDSSHPSLPVVRSPRLREEHIYLEEVQTDEEKLNGSMLSSESTFLPFTSDLEPQTTHSDSEDETETFEPDSLAPKRPAQPKNHKTSKTHHLPPVEKQERVLEEEVISGAATTAGSLDVRVSTPQNQLETSSDLGKAEMKEDPKQEEVAMCASKSSLMEADRAAVKIQSWWRGQHTRCCHSMAKEVRSEIRLRRMQEHIVSLSGKLDMVQQQYEEERLQRLVQEEAVKFLWKQLQSMQLWKQSVEQHLAGISKAVTPAQISAFGLCEAAPPVSSSTTYPPCTDVLFPDSGFQSTSDQQAAQEDSFLSSGTADSLKTVQTLSPVCSGFAGASDGVDSADCSLLEQYLSSVQQREEEAEEVISDKTETPQPSSPLSPSKTAQSNSPPQKAANNQSEVQRTEETTPGLV encoded by the exons ATGGGTGTATCAGATTTACAGTTCGATACCAATGCTG GACCTGTGGTGGACCTTTCAGCCCGGGGTATGCAAAAGCTGGATCCGAGTTTCACCTGCACCGAGGACACTCACACTCTCATCCTGGACCGTAACCATATAATGAAACTGGACCACCTGGAAAGGAGCCCAGGCCTTCAGCAG CTATCTGTAGCCAGTAACCGTCTGGTGAGAATGATGGGCGTGTCTCGGCTAACAGAGTTGACAGTCCTGAATCTTCCCAATAACAGTATTGGATACATCGAAGGGCTGAGAGATCTGCCGCACCTCAAATGGCTCAACCTGTCTGGGAACAATATTAAG GTCATTGAGCAACTCAACAACTGTGTTTCCCTTCAACACTTGGATCTGTCTGACAATAACATATCTACCATTGGGGATGTGACCAAACTGGTGGCATTAAAG ACACTATTACTCCATGGAAACAGCATTACAACACTTCGTACTGTGCCTGCTCACCTACCTGCACATTTATCCATTCTCTCCCTGGCAGAAAATGAGATAAGGGATCTTAATGAA GCGTCATACCTGGCACCTCTCCATGAACTGGAGCAGCTGTCCATTATGAGCAACCCTTGTGTTATGGCCACCCCCTCCTTGCCAGGTTTTGATTATCGACCATATGTCATGAGTTGGTGTCTGAGCCTGAAGGTCCTGGATGGCTATGTAGTGTCACAGAAAGAAGG TCTCAAAGCAGAGTGGCTCTACAGTCAGGGAAAAGGACGTACATATCGACCAGGTCAGCATGTTCAGCTGGTTCAATACCTGGCCACTGTTTGCCCTCTGACATCATCACCGGCCCTGGAGACGGCAGAAGACGCCAAACTGGAGAAGATCCTCAGTAAACAGAG GTTTCATCAAAGGCAGCTGTTAGAGGAGACCCGAGGAGGCTGCCCCAGCCCTCCTCGTCCAACTCAGCTAGATGTGGAGAGGCACAGTCCTTCACATCCAGTCCCACAGGGGGAGGCCAGAGAGGTAAAGCAACCAGCTGCTGCTCCCTCAGTCCTGGAGGCAG AACCAGTCGTGCAGTTTAACACCTGGGTGAGCTGTGATTCTTCGCACCCATCATTGCCGGTAGTCCGCAGCCCAAGGCTCAGAGAAGAGCACATCTACTTGGAGGAAGTGCAGACAGATGAGGAGAAACTCAATGGCAGCATGCTTTCGTCAGAGTCCACCTTTCTCCCCTTTACATCTGATCTGGAGCCACAAACAACCCACTCTGACAGCGAGGACGAGACAGAGACATTTGAACCTGATTCTCTAGCTCCAAAGCGGCCAGCACAGCCCAAAAATCACAAAACAAGCAAGACACATCATTTACCCCCAGTGGAAAAGCAAGAGAGAGTTCTTGAAGAAGAAGTTATTTCTGGTGCAGCCACAACAGCTGGATCACTGGACGTCAGAGTTAGCACACCACAAAATCAACTGGAAACATCCTCTGACTTAGGTAAGGCAGAGATGAAAGAAGACCCCAAGCAGGAAGAAGTTGCTATGTGTGCCAGTAAATCAAGTTTGATGGAAGCAGACAGGGCAGCAGTTAAAATACAGTCATGGTGGAGGGGACAGCACACTCGGTGTTGTCACTCCATGGCCAAAGAGGTGCGCAGTGAAATCCGCCTGCGCAGGATGCAAGAACACATCGTCTCCCTGTCTGGAAAGTTGGACAT GGTGCAGCAGCAGTATGAAGAAGAAAGGTTACAAAGGCTGGTTCAGGAAGAAGCTGTAAAGTTTCTGTGGAAACAG CTCCAGTCTATGCAGCTGTGGAAGCAGTCTGTGGAGCAGCATCTGGCTGGCATTAGTAAGGCTGTCACCCCGGCTCAGATCTCAGCTTTTGGACTTTGTGAGGCTGCCCCACCTGTTTCATCCAGCACGACATACCCACCCTGCACAGACGTCTTGTTCCCAGACTCCGGTTTCCAGTCAACAAGTGATCAGCAGGCAGCGCAGGAGGATAGCTTCCTGAGCAGTGGGACAGCAGACTCTCTGAAGACGGTGCAAACACTGAGTCCTGTTTGTAGTGGCTTCGCTGGTGCTAGCGATGGTGTGGACAGCGCAGACTGCAGCCTGTTGGAGCAGTACCTCTCCTCTGTACAGCAGCGGGAGGAGGAGGCTGAGGAGGTGATCAGTGATAAAACAGAAACGCCACAGCCCTCCTCACCATTATCACCCAGCAAAACAGCACAGTCCAACTCCCCCCCACAGAAGGCAgcaaacaaccaatcagaagtGCAAAGAACAGAGGAAACCACTCCTGGCCTGGTCTGA
- the rpl24 gene encoding large ribosomal subunit protein eL24, translated as MKVELCSFSGYKIYPGHGRRYARIDGKVFQFLNGKCESAFLAKRNPRQINWTVLYRRKHKKGQSEEVAKKRTRRAVKFQRAITGASLAEIMAKRNQKPEVRKAQREQAIRAAKEAKKAKQAAKKPAAPSAKSSTKAAPRPKIAKTMKVSAPRVGGKR; from the exons ATGAA GGTCGAGTTGTGCAGTTTCAGCGGGTATAAAATATACCCCGGCCATGGCCGCCGATACGCCAGGATAGACGGAAAG GTGTTCCAGTTTCTGAATGGCAAGTGCGAGTCTGCCTTCCTGGCCAAGAGGAACCCAAGACAGATCAACTGGACTGTGCTGTACAGACGCAAGCACAAGAAGGGACAGTCT GAAGAGGTGGCAAAGAAGCGTACCCGCCGCGCAGTGAAATTCCAGAGGGCCATAACTGGTGCCTCCCTGGCTGAGATCATGGCCAAGAGGAACCAGAAACCTGAGGTCCGCAAGGCCCAGAGGGAGCAGGCCATCAG aGCTGCCAAGGAGGCCAAGAAGGCCAAACAGGCAGCCAAGAAGCCCGCTGCTCCAAGTGCAAAG TCGTCTACAAAGGCAGCACCGAGACCCAAGATCGCTAAGACCATGAAGGTCAGCGCACCCCGCGTCGGTGGAAAACGCTAA